The following proteins come from a genomic window of Lolium rigidum isolate FL_2022 chromosome 5, APGP_CSIRO_Lrig_0.1, whole genome shotgun sequence:
- the LOC124657872 gene encoding uncharacterized protein LOC124657872, translated as MAAPAPAGPRSGGSKSVLDGMAGPSMKPVELEELAGSSMKPVHLEEMAGPSMKPVHLEEMAGPSMKPVHLEEMAGPSMKPVELEELDLMGDIDKQRLKWETINEDQQVWDALDEQRNLLVDELIREDSYSCCFLVAPEDVDSCHLLMNGSHASEYLLLELAEQKQDYIIYCV; from the exons ATGGCCGCTCCAGCACCAGCAGGCCCGCGCAGCGGCGGGAGCAAGTCCGTGCTCGACG GGATGGCTGGCCCATCCATGAAGCCGGTTGAGCTCGAAGAATTGGCTGGCTCATCCATGAAGCCGGTTCACCTCGAAGAAATGGCTGGCCCATCCATGAAGCCGGTTCACCTTGAAGAAATGGCTGGCCCATCCATGAAGCCGGTTCACCTCGAAGAAATGGCTGGCCCATCCATGAAGCCGGTTGAGCTCGAAGAATTGGATCTCATGGGTGATATTGACAAGCAGAGGCTAAAGTGGGAAACCATCAATGAGGACCAGCAGGTGTGGGATGCCCTCGATGAGCAGCGAAA TCTACTTGTCGATGAGCTGATTAGAGAAGACTCCTATTCATGCTGCTTCTTGGTTGCACCTGAAGATGTAGATTCATGTCATCTACTGATGAACGGAAGCCATGCCTCAGAATATTTGTTGTTAGAGCTAGCTGAGCAGAAACAAGACTATATAATCTATTGTGTTTAG